A genome region from Mycolicibacterium litorale includes the following:
- a CDS encoding TIGR03086 family metal-binding protein, which yields MNDLSPACRRTADAVMNVPDELLDRATPCDGMRLSELLAHVGDLARAFTAAARKDFGEWTDTPPQPGPPEDDWRSAYPRHLTELADAWRSAEAWTGMTRAGGIDLPGEVAGLVALTEVVVHGWDVAAASGQPYDCDATTAQVCLAYLGQFDPAGTEGMFGRAVPVPDDAPAIDRIVGLSGRDPRWRPH from the coding sequence ATGAACGACCTCAGCCCTGCCTGTCGGCGCACCGCCGATGCCGTCATGAACGTGCCCGACGAACTGCTCGACAGGGCGACACCATGCGACGGAATGCGGTTGAGTGAACTCCTTGCGCACGTCGGCGACCTGGCAAGAGCGTTCACCGCGGCCGCACGCAAGGACTTCGGCGAGTGGACCGACACCCCGCCCCAGCCCGGGCCGCCCGAGGACGACTGGCGCAGCGCCTATCCGCGACACCTCACCGAACTCGCGGACGCGTGGCGCTCCGCCGAGGCGTGGACGGGAATGACGCGCGCCGGCGGGATCGACCTGCCGGGCGAGGTCGCCGGCCTCGTCGCCCTCACCGAGGTCGTCGTCCACGGCTGGGATGTCGCCGCGGCGAGCGGTCAGCCCTACGACTGCGATGCGACCACTGCGCAGGTCTGCCTCGCATACCTCGGCCAGTTCGATCCTGCAGGGACGGAGGGGATGTTCGGTCGAGCCGTGCCGGTCCCCGACGACGCGCCGGCGATCGACCGCATCGTGGGGCTCAGCGGCCGCGACCCTCGGTGGCGCCCGCACTGA
- a CDS encoding PHP domain-containing protein — protein sequence MDPVTALRQIAYYKDRAREDSRRVMAYRNAADVVERLTDAERERHGTANTWQSLPGIGPKTAKVIAQAWAGREPDVLVELRENATDLGGGEIRAALKGDLHVHSNWSDGSAPIEEMMLAARDLGHEYCALTDHSPRLTIANGLSPDRLRKQLDVIDELRETVAPLRILTGIEVDILEDGSLDQEDELLERLDVVVASVHSKLSMEATAMTRRMLKAVANPHTDVLGHCTGRLVTGNRGVRPESKFDAEKVFTACRDHGTAVEINSRPERRDPPTRLLELALQIGCVFSIDTDSHAPGQLDFLGYGAQRALDAGVPVDRIVNTWPAERLLQWTGA from the coding sequence ATGGATCCCGTCACCGCGCTCCGTCAGATCGCGTACTACAAGGACCGCGCCCGTGAGGACTCCCGGCGGGTGATGGCCTACCGCAACGCCGCCGACGTGGTCGAGCGGCTCACCGACGCCGAACGGGAACGCCACGGCACCGCCAACACCTGGCAGTCGCTGCCCGGAATCGGCCCCAAGACGGCCAAGGTGATCGCCCAGGCCTGGGCCGGGCGCGAACCCGACGTGCTCGTCGAATTGCGGGAGAACGCAACCGATCTCGGCGGCGGGGAGATCCGCGCGGCACTCAAGGGGGATCTGCACGTCCACTCCAACTGGTCCGACGGCTCGGCGCCCATCGAGGAGATGATGCTGGCCGCCCGCGACCTCGGCCACGAGTACTGCGCGCTCACCGACCACTCGCCGCGGCTGACCATCGCCAACGGACTGTCGCCGGACCGGCTGCGCAAACAGCTCGACGTGATCGACGAGCTTCGCGAAACCGTTGCGCCGCTTCGTATCCTGACCGGCATCGAGGTCGACATCCTCGAAGACGGCTCGCTGGACCAGGAGGACGAACTGCTCGAGCGTCTCGACGTGGTGGTGGCCAGTGTGCATTCGAAGCTGTCGATGGAGGCCACGGCGATGACGCGGCGCATGCTCAAGGCCGTCGCGAACCCGCACACCGACGTGCTCGGACACTGCACCGGCCGGCTGGTCACCGGCAACCGGGGGGTCCGTCCGGAGTCGAAGTTCGACGCCGAGAAGGTCTTCACCGCGTGCCGCGACCACGGCACCGCGGTGGAGATCAACTCCCGGCCCGAGCGGCGCGACCCGCCGACCAGGCTGCTCGAACTCGCCCTGCAGATCGGCTGTGTGTTCTCGATCGACACCGACTCCCACGCCCCGGGACAGCTCGACTTCCTCGGCTACGGCGCGCAGCGCGCACTCGACGCCGGGGTGCCGGTCGACCGGATCGTCAACACCTGGCCGGCCGAGCGGCTGCTGCAGTGGACCGGGGCCTGA
- a CDS encoding catalase, giving the protein MAEDRGAKETIKSVVKDAKDKVKEAAERLQQHSPSYIPGAPGSQPPSLQEPTTPREPLPPKPDQGGPDLRTATGLSVGGGHTARGQQGEYLTTAQGARLYDTDHSLKAGERGPTLLQDHHLREKIMHFDHERIPERAVHARGAAAHGVFRGNGAAEKICKAGFLRSGAETDVFVRFSTVLGSRGSADTVRDTRGFATKFYTDEGTFDLVGNNIPVFFIQDGIKFPDVVHAAKPHPDREIPQAQSAHDTFWDFVSLHTEAQAHTMWNMSDRGIPRSYRMMEGFGVHTFRLTGPDGTTSLVKFHWKPRLGVHSLVWEEAQIAAGVDPDLHRRDLADAIEKGAYPEWDLGVQVMPDSPDHMFEGIDLLDPTKIVPEELAPVQLIGTMQLNRNPTNFFAETEQVAFHPGHLVPGIDVTDDPLLQARLFSYLDTQLTRLGGPNFGQIPINRPHAPVNDMFRDGFHQHGVHPGVAPYRPNSLDGGCPFLAGADTGAFIEVPAVVAESTKVRAAPASYDDHFSQVAMFYRSLSPVEQRHVAEAYTFELGKCYEKAIKERQLAALANIDADLCATVAAGLGLEPPAPTAAPVEPSVLSPAVSQIGERWPVEGRMIGVLVGPDSDTGDVAAVVEALGAAKLVPLVIAPHGGTLDHDGGRVPISRTYATARSIEFDGLVLAGSPATVQAKILVDEAFRHYKALAVLPHGADLLASSGVGADSEGVLSASDPAGLVASLIEGLGEHRVWSRVVPA; this is encoded by the coding sequence ATGGCGGAAGACCGCGGGGCGAAAGAGACCATCAAGAGCGTCGTCAAAGACGCCAAGGACAAAGTCAAAGAAGCCGCTGAGCGGCTGCAGCAGCACAGCCCGAGCTATATCCCGGGTGCGCCGGGCTCGCAGCCGCCGTCACTGCAGGAACCCACCACCCCGCGAGAACCGCTGCCTCCCAAGCCCGACCAGGGCGGACCCGATTTACGTACGGCCACCGGCCTTTCCGTCGGTGGTGGGCACACCGCGCGCGGCCAGCAGGGGGAATACCTCACCACCGCCCAGGGTGCCCGCCTCTACGACACCGACCACTCCCTCAAGGCCGGCGAACGCGGGCCGACGCTCCTGCAGGACCACCACCTGCGGGAGAAGATCATGCATTTCGACCACGAGCGCATCCCGGAGCGCGCGGTGCACGCCCGCGGCGCCGCGGCGCACGGCGTGTTCCGCGGTAACGGTGCCGCCGAGAAGATCTGCAAGGCGGGATTCCTGAGGTCCGGCGCGGAAACCGATGTGTTCGTTCGGTTTTCGACGGTGCTGGGTTCGCGCGGATCGGCCGACACCGTCCGCGACACCCGGGGGTTCGCCACCAAGTTCTACACCGACGAAGGCACGTTCGACCTTGTCGGCAACAACATCCCGGTGTTCTTCATCCAAGACGGCATCAAGTTCCCGGACGTCGTCCACGCCGCCAAACCGCACCCAGACCGGGAGATCCCGCAGGCCCAGAGCGCGCACGACACCTTCTGGGATTTCGTGTCGCTGCACACCGAGGCCCAGGCGCACACGATGTGGAACATGTCCGACCGTGGCATCCCGCGGTCCTACCGGATGATGGAGGGCTTCGGCGTCCACACCTTCCGGCTGACCGGTCCGGACGGGACGACATCTCTGGTGAAGTTCCACTGGAAGCCGCGCCTCGGCGTGCATTCGCTGGTCTGGGAGGAGGCCCAGATCGCCGCAGGCGTCGACCCCGACCTGCACCGCCGCGACCTGGCCGACGCGATCGAGAAGGGCGCCTACCCGGAGTGGGATCTCGGCGTGCAGGTGATGCCCGATAGCCCGGACCACATGTTCGAGGGCATCGATCTGCTCGACCCGACCAAGATCGTGCCCGAGGAACTGGCGCCGGTGCAACTGATCGGGACCATGCAGCTCAACCGCAACCCCACCAACTTCTTCGCCGAGACCGAACAGGTGGCGTTCCACCCAGGCCATCTGGTGCCGGGCATCGACGTCACCGACGATCCGCTGCTGCAGGCGCGGTTGTTCTCCTACCTCGACACCCAGCTCACCCGGCTGGGTGGACCGAACTTCGGTCAGATCCCGATCAACCGTCCGCACGCCCCGGTCAACGACATGTTCCGCGACGGCTTCCACCAGCACGGGGTGCATCCCGGCGTCGCGCCGTACCGGCCCAATTCACTCGATGGCGGCTGCCCGTTCCTCGCCGGCGCCGACACCGGCGCGTTCATCGAGGTGCCCGCCGTCGTCGCCGAATCGACGAAGGTGCGGGCCGCACCGGCGTCGTACGACGACCACTTCTCGCAGGTCGCGATGTTCTACCGCAGCCTGAGTCCGGTGGAGCAGCGCCACGTCGCCGAGGCCTACACCTTCGAGCTCGGCAAGTGTTACGAGAAGGCGATCAAGGAGCGCCAACTGGCCGCGCTGGCCAACATCGACGCCGACCTGTGCGCGACGGTGGCCGCCGGCCTGGGTCTGGAGCCACCCGCACCCACCGCCGCGCCGGTCGAGCCGTCGGTGCTCAGCCCGGCGGTGTCCCAGATCGGTGAGCGCTGGCCGGTGGAAGGCCGGATGATCGGCGTCCTCGTCGGGCCGGACTCAGACACCGGTGACGTCGCGGCGGTGGTCGAGGCGCTGGGAGCGGCCAAGTTGGTGCCCCTGGTGATCGCGCCGCACGGCGGCACCCTCGACCACGACGGCGGCAGAGTGCCGATCTCGCGAACCTACGCGACCGCGCGGTCGATCGAGTTCGACGGACTCGTCCTCGCCGGATCACCCGCCACCGTGCAGGCCAAGATCCTCGTCGACGAGGCGTTCCGGCACTACAAAGCGCTGGCCGTGCTCCCGCACGGAGCGGATCTGCTCGCCTCGTCCGGAGTGGGCGCCGATTCCGAAGGCGTGCTCAGCGCGTCGGATCCGGCGGGACTGGTGGCGTCGCTGATCGAAGGCCTCGGTGAGCACCGGGTCTGGAGCCGCGTCGTCCCCGCCTGA
- the dinB gene encoding DNA polymerase IV, with protein sequence MFVSASTRGRDQASILHADLDSFYASVEQRDDPSLRGKPVIVGAGVVLAASYEAKAFGVRTAMGGHQARRLCPQAIVVPPRMAAYSRASADVFEVFRDTTPLVEPLSVDEAFLDVSGLGRVSGTPVEIGARLRARVREEVGLPITVGIARTKFLAKVASQEGKPDGLLLVPPDRELAFLHPLPVRRLWGVGAKTAEKLRAHGIETVADVAELGESTLASMVGGATGHQLYALSRNIDRRRVVTGVRRRSVGAQRALGRRGNSMSAAEVDAVVVNLVDRITRRMRKAGRTGRTVVLRLRFDDFSRVTRSHTMPRATASTEAILAAARELVAAAAPVIAERGLTLIGFAVSNIDRDGAQQLELPFGDGARLPPDAGALDAAVDEVRTRYGNLAVTRGVLLGRDPGLEMPMLPD encoded by the coding sequence ATGTTCGTGTCGGCTTCAACGCGCGGTCGTGATCAGGCGAGCATCCTGCACGCTGATCTCGACTCGTTCTACGCCTCGGTAGAGCAGCGCGACGATCCCTCGCTGCGGGGCAAGCCGGTGATCGTGGGCGCCGGGGTGGTGCTGGCGGCCTCCTACGAGGCGAAGGCGTTCGGCGTGCGCACCGCGATGGGCGGCCATCAGGCCCGCCGGCTGTGCCCGCAGGCCATCGTGGTCCCACCGCGGATGGCCGCCTACTCCCGGGCCAGCGCCGATGTGTTCGAGGTCTTCCGTGACACCACTCCCCTGGTCGAGCCACTGTCGGTCGACGAGGCGTTCCTCGACGTGTCCGGGCTGGGCCGGGTGTCGGGCACGCCGGTGGAGATCGGCGCACGGCTGCGCGCCCGCGTCCGCGAGGAGGTCGGGCTGCCGATCACCGTGGGGATCGCGCGGACGAAGTTCCTGGCCAAGGTTGCCAGCCAGGAGGGCAAACCGGACGGACTGCTGCTGGTGCCGCCCGACCGCGAGCTGGCGTTCCTGCACCCGTTGCCGGTGCGCCGGCTGTGGGGCGTGGGCGCGAAGACGGCCGAGAAGCTGCGTGCGCACGGCATCGAGACCGTCGCCGACGTCGCCGAGCTCGGGGAGTCGACGCTGGCGTCGATGGTCGGCGGCGCGACGGGACATCAGCTGTATGCGTTGTCGCGCAACATCGATCGCCGCCGGGTGGTGACGGGGGTCCGGCGCCGCTCGGTCGGCGCGCAGCGGGCACTCGGCCGGCGCGGCAATTCGATGTCGGCCGCCGAGGTGGACGCCGTGGTGGTCAACCTCGTCGACCGCATCACCCGGCGGATGCGCAAAGCGGGCCGCACCGGCCGCACCGTCGTCCTGCGGTTGCGGTTCGACGATTTCAGCCGCGTCACCCGAAGTCACACCATGCCGCGGGCCACCGCGTCGACCGAGGCGATCCTCGCCGCGGCGCGCGAACTGGTCGCCGCGGCGGCGCCGGTCATCGCCGAGCGCGGGCTCACCCTGATCGGGTTCGCGGTGTCCAACATCGACCGCGACGGCGCCCAGCAGCTCGAGCTGCCGTTCGGTGACGGCGCGCGCCTGCCGCCTGACGCCGGAGCGCTCGACGCCGCCGTCGACGAGGTGCGCACTCGCTACGGCAATCTGGCCGTCACGCGCGGCGTGCTGCTCGGCCGTGATCCCGGGTTGGAGATGCCGATGCTGCCGGACTGA
- a CDS encoding TetR/AcrR family transcriptional regulator has translation MSTASETRALRSRRSARPSGDDREQAILATAERLLERRPFAEISVDDLAKGAGISRPTFYFYFGSKEAVLLTLWERVIREADAALEAAASTTTSEDVWRPGITVFFDTFGAHRGVTVAASSSDNAEIRDVFAKFMQKWIDFTAATIEAERRRGAAPETLPAHDLATALNLMNERTLLAAFAAENPGIPAERVLDSLVHVWTCAVYGECR, from the coding sequence GTGTCCACCGCCAGCGAGACCCGCGCACTGCGCAGCCGCCGGTCCGCCCGCCCGTCGGGTGACGACCGCGAACAGGCCATCCTGGCGACCGCCGAGCGGCTGCTCGAGCGGCGTCCGTTCGCCGAGATCTCGGTCGACGATCTGGCGAAGGGCGCCGGCATCTCGCGCCCGACCTTCTACTTCTACTTCGGCTCCAAAGAAGCCGTCCTGTTGACGCTGTGGGAGCGGGTGATCCGCGAGGCGGACGCCGCGCTCGAGGCCGCCGCTTCGACCACCACCTCGGAGGACGTGTGGCGTCCGGGCATCACGGTGTTCTTCGACACGTTCGGCGCCCACCGCGGCGTCACCGTCGCGGCGTCGAGCTCGGACAACGCCGAAATCCGCGACGTCTTCGCGAAGTTCATGCAGAAGTGGATCGACTTCACCGCGGCGACCATCGAGGCCGAACGCCGCCGCGGCGCCGCTCCCGAGACGCTGCCCGCCCACGACCTCGCCACCGCGCTCAACCTGATGAACGAGCGCACGCTGCTCGCGGCGTTCGCCGCCGAGAACCCGGGCATCCCCGCCGAGCGGGTACTCGACTCGCTGGTGCACGTGTGGACGTGCGCGGTGTACGGAGAATGCCGCTGA
- a CDS encoding flavin-containing monooxygenase has product MTEFVDVVIIGAGISGISAAWHLQGQCPDKNYAILERRENLGGTWDLFKYPGIRSDSDMYTLGFHFKPWATDQSIADGPSIWKYLNEAATENGIDKHIRYGHRLVAANWSDDDNLWELTVERDGETIQLNAGFLWACSGYYNYDEGYSPEFPGADDFGGTIVHPQHWPEDLDYQGKRVVVIGSGATAITLIPALIDSGAGHVTMLQRTPTYIGSLPDKDPFAARAYRLLPEKPAYTAVRWKAILQATIQYQMARVMPNVFRKTLRTMAERRLPEGYDYDKHFSPSYKPWDQRVCLAPNGDIFKAIRKGKADVVTDAIERFTADGILLKSGERLDADIIVTATGLNVQFFGGADVLRNGAPVDLADTVAYKGMMLSGIPNAAFTFGYTNASWTLKADLTSEYVSRLLTYMDTEGYDTVVPRDPGADVERMPFVDLTSGYIKRALDRLPKSGSKSPWRLKQNYLVDLRVIRNGKVDDDALQFSKHRAPVSV; this is encoded by the coding sequence ATGACCGAATTTGTCGACGTAGTGATCATCGGAGCCGGGATCTCCGGCATCAGCGCCGCCTGGCACCTACAGGGGCAGTGCCCCGACAAGAACTACGCGATCCTCGAGCGTCGCGAGAACCTCGGCGGCACCTGGGACCTGTTCAAGTACCCGGGCATCCGGTCGGACTCCGACATGTACACCCTCGGCTTCCACTTCAAGCCGTGGGCCACCGACCAGAGCATCGCCGACGGCCCCTCGATCTGGAAGTACCTCAACGAGGCCGCCACCGAGAACGGCATCGACAAGCACATCCGCTACGGCCACCGGCTCGTCGCCGCCAACTGGTCTGACGACGACAACCTCTGGGAACTGACTGTCGAGCGCGACGGCGAGACCATCCAGCTCAACGCCGGCTTCCTGTGGGCCTGCAGCGGTTACTACAACTACGACGAGGGCTACTCGCCGGAGTTCCCCGGCGCCGACGACTTCGGCGGCACCATCGTGCACCCGCAGCACTGGCCCGAGGATCTCGACTACCAGGGCAAGCGCGTCGTCGTCATCGGCAGTGGGGCCACCGCGATCACGCTGATCCCCGCGCTGATCGACAGCGGCGCCGGCCACGTCACGATGCTGCAGCGCACCCCCACCTACATCGGCTCGCTGCCCGACAAGGATCCGTTCGCCGCGCGTGCCTACCGACTGCTGCCGGAGAAGCCCGCGTACACCGCGGTGCGGTGGAAGGCCATCCTGCAGGCCACGATTCAGTACCAGATGGCCCGCGTCATGCCGAACGTTTTCCGCAAGACGCTGCGCACCATGGCCGAACGGCGTCTGCCGGAGGGCTACGACTACGACAAGCACTTCAGCCCCAGCTACAAGCCGTGGGATCAGCGCGTGTGCCTCGCCCCGAACGGCGACATCTTCAAGGCGATCCGCAAGGGTAAGGCCGACGTGGTCACCGACGCGATCGAGCGCTTCACCGCCGACGGCATCCTGCTGAAGTCGGGCGAGCGCCTCGATGCCGACATCATCGTCACCGCAACGGGTCTCAACGTGCAGTTCTTCGGTGGCGCCGACGTGCTGCGCAACGGCGCCCCCGTGGACCTCGCTGACACTGTGGCGTACAAGGGCATGATGCTCTCCGGAATCCCGAACGCGGCGTTCACCTTCGGCTACACCAACGCCTCCTGGACGCTGAAGGCCGACCTCACCTCGGAGTACGTCAGCCGACTGCTCACCTACATGGACACCGAGGGCTACGACACCGTCGTGCCGCGCGACCCCGGTGCCGACGTCGAGCGGATGCCGTTCGTCGACCTGACGTCGGGCTACATCAAGCGCGCCCTCGACCGGCTCCCGAAGTCGGGTTCCAAGTCGCCGTGGCGGCTCAAGCAGAACTACCTGGTCGACCTGCGGGTCATCCGCAACGGCAAGGTCGACGACGACGCGCTGCAGTTCTCCAAGCACCGCGCGCCGGTTTCGGTCTAG
- the rraA gene encoding ribonuclease E activity regulator RraA — protein MTIEPRATADLVDDIGPDVRSCDLQLRQFGGRSEFAGRITTVRCFQDNALLKSVLAEPGDGGVLVIDGDGSVHTALVGDVIAALGRDSGWSGLIINGAVRDASTLRTLDIGIKALGTNPRKSTKTGAGERDVPVEFGGVTFTPGDVAYSDDDGIVVVTP, from the coding sequence GTGACCATCGAACCCCGCGCCACCGCAGACCTCGTCGACGACATCGGACCGGACGTCCGCAGCTGCGATCTGCAATTGCGCCAGTTCGGCGGGCGGTCCGAGTTCGCGGGCCGGATCACCACCGTGCGGTGTTTCCAGGACAACGCGCTGCTCAAGTCGGTGCTCGCCGAGCCAGGCGACGGTGGGGTCCTGGTGATCGACGGGGACGGCTCGGTACACACCGCTCTGGTCGGCGACGTGATCGCCGCGCTGGGCCGCGACAGCGGGTGGAGCGGGTTGATCATCAACGGCGCGGTGCGTGACGCGTCGACGCTGCGCACCCTCGACATCGGCATCAAGGCCCTGGGCACCAACCCGCGCAAGAGCACGAAAACCGGTGCGGGAGAACGGGATGTGCCGGTCGAGTTCGGCGGTGTGACGTTCACGCCGGGCGATGTCGCCTACAGCGACGACGACGGCATCGTCGTCGTCACCCCGTAG
- a CDS encoding MerR family transcriptional regulator, whose protein sequence is MEDTAASTVGAVARLTGVSVRTLHHYDHIGLVVPSVRTAAGYRGYTDADVERLHLVLVYRSVGLPLDEIRTLLDDPRADVVAHLERQLELLHDRADRIRHTIKAVEELMNARREGIQLTAQEQVEIFGSTVHSDEYAAEAEERWGDTDAWRQSQQRAARMTKQDWIDVKAHGDALLADLAAAKRAGVAPGSPEADRLAARHRASIERFYDCDAEMQRCLVQMYLADERFTRYYDDREPGLARYLHDVVVASIDR, encoded by the coding sequence GTGGAAGACACAGCAGCCAGCACGGTAGGCGCGGTCGCCCGGCTCACCGGCGTCTCGGTGCGCACCCTGCACCACTACGACCACATCGGGTTGGTGGTGCCGAGCGTGCGCACCGCCGCGGGGTACCGCGGTTACACCGACGCCGACGTCGAACGGCTGCACCTGGTGCTGGTGTACCGGTCGGTGGGCCTGCCGCTCGACGAGATCCGCACGCTTCTCGACGATCCGCGGGCCGACGTCGTCGCACACCTCGAACGCCAACTCGAGCTGCTGCACGACCGCGCCGACCGCATCCGGCACACCATCAAGGCAGTGGAGGAACTGATGAACGCACGCCGCGAAGGCATCCAGCTGACGGCCCAGGAGCAGGTCGAGATCTTCGGCAGCACCGTCCACAGCGACGAGTACGCGGCCGAGGCCGAGGAGCGCTGGGGCGACACCGACGCGTGGCGGCAGTCCCAGCAGCGGGCGGCCCGGATGACCAAGCAGGACTGGATCGACGTCAAGGCCCACGGTGACGCGCTGCTGGCGGATCTGGCGGCGGCCAAAAGGGCGGGGGTGGCCCCCGGTTCTCCGGAGGCCGACCGGCTGGCGGCGCGCCACCGCGCATCGATCGAGCGGTTCTACGACTGCGACGCCGAGATGCAGCGGTGCCTGGTGCAGATGTATCTGGCCGACGAGCGCTTCACCCGCTACTACGACGACCGGGAGCCGGGGTTGGCCCGGTATCTGCACGATGTGGTCGTCGCTAGCATCGACCGGTGA
- a CDS encoding CopD family protein, whose translation MGGPTPDVNPPPWRAVVGGIGVIAATSVAAWALAQPLNSLSATATRAAADCAAIVTLGLAVVPLLDTGRYRGELSRSAAVPLAVGAAVWLLTELVRLVVVSAQTAALPAGTVGVATYIEFITHTAAGRAGAVSAVAAAVVCGMAVAAPRTTAVTLATAGIAASGLAARTLAGHLAESPLGGVAVAVHALAAGLWCGALVGLLATVAHRGQWARVLPRFSTLALCCVGALVLAGLAGAMVTVGSPGDLITTGYGRLMTAKLLVTAALTALAWRNRSRWLPAARGHRASAGLSRSRSLVELAVMTVALTLAAALAVTG comes from the coding sequence GTGGGCGGCCCGACGCCGGACGTGAATCCGCCGCCCTGGCGGGCGGTGGTCGGCGGCATCGGCGTCATCGCGGCGACGTCGGTCGCGGCGTGGGCGCTCGCGCAGCCGCTGAACTCGCTGAGCGCTACGGCCACCCGCGCCGCCGCGGACTGCGCGGCGATCGTCACCCTCGGCCTCGCGGTGGTCCCCCTGCTCGACACCGGCCGCTACCGCGGCGAGCTGTCCCGGTCGGCGGCGGTGCCGCTGGCCGTGGGCGCGGCGGTCTGGCTGCTGACCGAATTGGTGCGGCTGGTCGTGGTGAGCGCGCAGACCGCGGCGCTGCCCGCCGGGACCGTCGGGGTGGCGACCTACATCGAGTTCATCACCCACACCGCCGCGGGTCGGGCCGGGGCGGTCAGCGCGGTGGCCGCCGCGGTGGTGTGCGGTATGGCGGTCGCGGCGCCCCGCACGACGGCGGTCACGCTCGCCACGGCCGGCATCGCCGCATCAGGGCTCGCCGCCAGGACACTGGCCGGTCATCTCGCGGAGAGCCCGCTGGGCGGGGTGGCGGTCGCGGTGCACGCGCTGGCGGCGGGACTGTGGTGCGGAGCGCTGGTCGGCTTGCTGGCGACGGTGGCCCACCGCGGGCAGTGGGCGCGGGTGCTCCCGAGGTTCTCCACGCTGGCGCTGTGCTGTGTCGGCGCCCTGGTGCTGGCCGGGTTGGCGGGCGCGATGGTCACCGTCGGCTCCCCCGGCGATCTGATCACCACCGGCTACGGCCGGCTCATGACGGCGAAGCTGCTGGTGACAGCCGCGTTGACAGCGCTGGCGTGGCGCAACCGGAGCCGCTGGCTGCCCGCGGCGCGGGGTCACCGCGCGAGCGCCGGGCTGTCGCGGTCGCGGTCGCTGGTGGAGTTGGCGGTGATGACGGTGGCGCTGACGCTGGCCGCGGCGCTGGCCGTCACCGGATGA
- a CDS encoding copper resistance CopC family protein: MPFLVHRFAAAFTAVALVVLSLVGAGHAAAHAAVIGTDPADKATLTEAPARVSATFNEAMQPAFAAMTVVGPDGNLWSTGAPQVQDAVVSVELRPLGPAGTYTVNYRATSADGHVVTGSWAFELTVSGTGTPGPSAAPLAPPPAPGDDLPVWPFIVGACAAVGAAAWWAARRRT, translated from the coding sequence ATGCCATTCCTCGTCCACCGGTTCGCGGCTGCGTTCACGGCGGTCGCACTCGTCGTCCTCTCGCTCGTGGGTGCGGGGCACGCCGCCGCGCACGCCGCCGTCATCGGCACCGATCCCGCCGACAAGGCGACGCTGACCGAAGCACCGGCGCGGGTGAGCGCGACGTTCAACGAGGCGATGCAACCGGCCTTCGCCGCGATGACCGTCGTGGGTCCGGACGGAAACCTCTGGTCGACGGGTGCGCCGCAGGTCCAGGACGCGGTGGTGTCCGTCGAGCTGCGGCCCCTCGGACCGGCGGGCACCTACACGGTGAATTACCGCGCCACGTCCGCGGACGGACACGTGGTCACCGGCTCGTGGGCGTTCGAGCTCACCGTCAGCGGCACCGGGACGCCCGGACCGTCGGCCGCACCGCTGGCCCCGCCACCCGCCCCCGGCGACGATCTGCCGGTGTGGCCGTTCATCGTGGGCGCCTGCGCGGCGGTCGGAGCAGCCGCCTGGTGGGCGGCCCGACGCCGGACGTGA
- a CDS encoding DUF6474 family protein, protein MGLFKRRKSRATRRAEARAIKAKAKLEARLSAKNEARRYKSQQKAETRALKAQLRAQRESDRSALKVAEMQLKAAREGKLFSPGRVRRLLTVARLLAPIAVPLVYRASIAARGFADERRAERLGVPLSQLGQFSGSGAELSARIAGAEQSVRQVAQKKPKDAETKQFVAAITERLGDLSAAVTAAENMPTARRRAAQAAIAEQLDGIDADLMARLGVA, encoded by the coding sequence ATGGGTTTGTTCAAGCGACGCAAAAGCCGCGCTACCCGCCGAGCCGAGGCCCGTGCGATCAAGGCGAAGGCGAAGCTGGAAGCCAGGCTGTCGGCCAAGAACGAGGCCCGTCGGTACAAGTCGCAACAGAAGGCCGAGACACGGGCGCTCAAGGCCCAATTGCGCGCCCAGCGGGAGAGTGACCGCAGTGCGCTCAAGGTTGCTGAGATGCAACTCAAGGCTGCCCGCGAAGGCAAGCTCTTCTCCCCCGGCCGCGTCCGGCGCCTGCTCACGGTGGCCCGGCTGCTCGCGCCGATCGCGGTGCCGCTGGTCTACCGCGCCTCGATCGCGGCCCGCGGATTCGCCGACGAGCGGCGCGCCGAGCGCCTCGGGGTGCCGCTGAGCCAGCTCGGGCAGTTCTCCGGAAGCGGCGCCGAACTCTCCGCGCGCATCGCCGGCGCCGAACAGTCCGTGCGGCAGGTCGCGCAGAAGAAGCCCAAGGACGCCGAGACCAAACAGTTCGTCGCCGCGATCACCGAGCGGCTCGGCGACCTGTCGGCGGCCGTCACCGCCGCGGAGAACATGCCGACCGCACGCCGGCGGGCCGCACAGGCCGCCATCGCCGAACAGCTCGACGGCATCGACGCCGACCTGATGGCCCGGCTCGGCGTGGCCTGA